The nucleotide window ACGCCGCGGCAATCGCTGTTCACGGTGGAGTTGCCGCTGGCGCTGCCCGTCATGATGGCAGGCATCCGCACTTCGGCCGTCTGGGTGATCGGCACCGCGACGCTGTCGACGCCGATCGGCCAGACCAGCCTCGGCAATTACATCTTTGCCGGGTTGCAGACCCAGAACTGGGTGTTCGTGCTGTTCGGCTGCCTGGCCGCCGCGGTGCTGGCACTCGCGGTCGATCAGCTACTGGCGCTGATCGAAAACGGCTTGCGTCACCGCAGCCGCCTGCGTGCGGCGCTTGGCGGCGCCGGCATCGCGGCGCTGGTCGTTGCAACGCTGGTACCGACGATGATGCGCGCGCAGACGAATTACGTCATCGGCGCCAAGACCTTCACCGAGCAATATGTGCTGTCGGCCTTGATGGCGCAGCGACTGAAGACCGCCGGCCTTTCGGCGACCACGCGCGAAGGCCTCGGCTCCAACGTGATCTTCGAGGCGCTCGCTTCGAACGATATCGACGTCTACATCGACTATTCCGGCACGCTGTGGGCCAACCAGTTTCACCGCACCGACATCAGGCCGCGGCAGGAGCTATTGGCCGAACTGAAGACGATGCTGGCGAAGCAGAACATCACACTATCAGGCGAGCTCGGCTTCGAGAACGCCTATGCGCTGGTGATGCCGCGCAAGCGCGCCGAGCAGTTGGGCATCCGCACCGTCGCCGACCTCGCCTCGCGCGCCGCCAACATGTCGATCGCCGGCGACTACGAGTTCTTCTCGCGGCCCGAATGGGCGGCGTTGCGGCGCGCCTACGGCCTGTCGTTCCGGGGGCAGCGGCAGATGCAGCCCGACTTCATGTATGCGGCGGTCGCCTCCGGCGAAGTGGATGTGATCGCCGGCTACACCAGCGACGGGCTGATCGCGAAATACGACCTGGTGGCGCTCGGCGATCCCAGGCGTGCAATTCCGCCCTACGATGCGATCGTGCTGTTGGCGCCGAAGCGAGCCAATGACGAGGCCTTGCGCAAGGCGCTGGCGCCACTGCTCGGCAGCATCGATATAGCCACGATGCGCGAGGCGAATTTGCGCGCGGCCAGCAATGACGCGGCGAGCTCGCCGGACGCGGTGGCGCGCTGGCTGTGGGAGAAGGTGGGGAAGAAGTAGGACGACCTCTCCGTCGTTATTGCGAGCTCTCGTAGGGTGGGCAAAGCGAAGCGTGCCCACCCTCCTTTCAGACTATGTAAGGTTGCACTATGATACGGCATGCCGCGATACATTCGTGCCAAGGGCAGTATTTTCTTTTTCACCGTTGTCCTCGCGCAGCGGCCGAGCGGTGGCGATTTGCGCGACATCAAGGGCTCCTTCGGCGAATAGATGGTGGGCACGCTGCGCTTTGCCCACCCTACGAGATCTCGCTAATGGAACGACATCAAAGCCCCTTGATCATTCCGGCGTCGATCAGCAGGCGGTTGAACCGGCGCGCCTCCGCGCCCTTTCTGCAATCGTAGAACGCTCCCTTGCAGCGGAGCATGATGCGCTTCTGCTCGGCAAACGAGGGATCCAGCGGGATGCCGGCGGCTTCCTGCAGCACGAGGGGGATGTACGCCGCATCGAGCGTTTCGAGCGCCGACGACAGGCTGGAGGGTGAGTAATTGATGCCGTCGATGGCATAGTAGGTGGAAAAGTAGCGAGGATCGGCGGCCATCACTCGTTTCGCCAGCGTCGCCTGATCGATCCCTGGCTCCAGCATCTTTTGCGAGATCGCCGGCTGGTGATCGCCGAAACGCAGCACCAGGAACGACTCGTCGGGATAGTCGCGCTTCAGCCGTTCGGTGAATTCGCGATAGTCGTTGGCCGTCATGGTCTGGCGGCGAATGTATTCATCGACCTCCGCCGTGTTGCCCGGCGGCGTCCAGCCCGGAGGGGTCAGATCGGGCCGGTAGACGTCGGTCCAGGGAAAATGGTTGGCCGTCAGGTAGACGAACATGAAGACCGGCGCCTGCTGAGGCTGCTCGCGCGCAAATACCTTTAGCGCCTGATCGAAATAGAACTTGTCGGGCTGCATGTCCTGGTTCACGCCCATATCCGCCATGTCGACGAAATGGCCGACGCCGGCTCCCTTCTGGAAGGAGCGCGCGCCAAGGAAGTTGCCATAGGTCGGATAGAGCGAGAAGGTCTTGTACCCGCAGCTTTGCAGCGCCTGTGGCAGTCCACGCGTCACGCGGCCCGCGGTTATCCTCGTCACGTAGAACTTGAGATCGCCGAACGACCGCGCCGACAGGCCCGTCAGCACGTTGAACTCGGTGTACCAGGTCGGACCGCCGGTCGCCTCCGCCATCATGGTGCGCTGCTTGCCGTCGATGGACTTGAAGTAGTCGGTGTACCCAGCCGGCACCTTGATGCCGGGCGCGGACGTGACGTCGAAGCTCGACTCGTCGAGCAGCATGATGATGTGCGGCCGCTTTGCGTTGGCATCGCAGGCAGCGTCAGGCGGCAGCGCCGAAAGGCCGGCGGCGCGCGCTTCCCGTGCCAGGCGAAGCGGGGCGTTTGCCGGCGGATCGGCGTCGATCCATCCGGTCGATGCCAGCCGCGACACCGCCACCACGCCCGAGCGCGCGAGATTGGAAATATGGTTGATGCCCTGGAACGGCTCCCACGGCTGCTCGGGCCATGCGACCGACATCGCCGATATCGATGCAATGCTCGCGGCCAGACCGATCAACGCCAGGCGGCGCCGCACCCGGAACGGATCGAAACGCCAGATCAGCCATAACAACGGAACCGCGACGATCCCCGTCACGATCAACTGCGTCTGCAATCGCGGAAACACCGAGAGCAGAAACGAAAACGTATCACGGTCGATGATCAGGAAATCGAGGAACGTCAGCGAGAGCTGCAGGATGCCGAATTTGAAACGCGACAGCGCGATCAGCAACACGATGAGGGCGAGCGCAATCGCCGCGCAGACGCCGGGCCGCGGCAGCACCAGCAGCAGGAGGCAATTGACGAACACCCATGCCAGCAAGGACAGCGTGATCGCAAACGGCCCATACTCGCTCGTCAGCAGCACCGCCAGGGCCGCCAGGTGAACCGCCACGATCACGCCGGCCAGAGCAAAGAACCGGGCGCCGCGCGATCCTGCGCGGATGTCTTTGCTCCTTCCGGGCTCAGCAACGGCTGACATGTCTCGTCCCTAAAGGCCCTTGATGAATCCTGCCTCGATCAACAACCGGTTGAACCGGCGGGCTTCCGCGCCGTCCTTGCAGGCGTAGAATACACCCTTGCAGCGGAGCATGATGTTCTTTTGCTCCTCGAACGAGGGGTCGAGCGGAATGCCGGCGGCCTCCTGGATCACCAGCGGCAGGTACGGCGCGTCGATCGTATCCATGACCGCGGAACTCTTCACCGGCTCGAAATTGATGGCGTCGATCGCATAGTAAGTGGTGAAGTAGCGCGGGTCGTAGGTGTCGAACTTGCGGGCGAGCTTGGCTTCATCCAGACCGGGGTCCAGCAGGTTCGACGAGAACTCCGGCTGGTGGTCGCCGTAACGAACGATCAGGAACGGCTGCGCGGGGAACTTCTTTTTCAGGCTGGCCACGAACGCCGCATAATGGCCGGCGCTCATCGCCTGACGGCGCAGATATTCGTCGACCACGGGCTCGTTGCCCAATTGGCGCCAGGACGGCAGCAGGTCGGGGCGGAATTTGGTTTCCCAGGGGAAGTGGTTGGCGGCGAGATAGACGAAGGCGAACAGCGGCGTCTTGGCCGGCTGTTCGGCGATCAGATTCAGCGCCTTGTCGTAGAAGAAGCTGTCGGGCTCGATGCCCTTGGCGCCGAGAGCGCGCGCGTCATAGAAGTGCTGGATGCCCGTGGAGGTCTGGAAGCCGCGCGCGCTCATGAAGGCGCCATAGGCCGGATAGAGCGAGATGGTGTTGTAGCCGCAACGGCGCAGCGCCAGCGGCAATCCGCGCTCGACCCGGCCAGACGCGATGCGGGTGACGAAATAGGAGAAGCGGCCGAACGACCGCGACGACAGGCCGGCGAGCACGTTGTACTCGGCCATCCAGCTTGCGCCGCCGCTGCTCTCGGCCATGAACTTGCGCTCGCGGCCGTCAAAGGATTTGAAATGGCTGCCATAGCCCGGCGGCACCTTGACGCCGGCGGCCTGGCGGATGTCGAAGCTCGACTCGTCATGGATCATGATGATGTGCGGGCGGCGGCCGGCCACATGACAGGAATCGACCAGCGGCACCTTCAGCCGCTCGGCGGTCACGGCTTCCGATTCCATGAAACCGTAATTGACGAAGTCCGAAACCGCCGTCACGCCCGAGCGGGCGAATTTGGAGAGATAGCCGTCGTCGTAATAGCCGCGCCAGGCTTCATCGGGCCAGACGACGGAATAACCGGTCAGGCTTGCGAGACAGGCCAGCAGGCCGGCAGTGGCCGGCAGGCGGCGAATGCGGAACGGATCGAGCCACCACAGCGCATACATCAGCGGCAGGATGACGAGGGATGCGCCGACCACGCTCCAGCGCAGGTTCGGAAAGATCGTAAACAAATAGGCCGCGGTGTCGCGGTCGATCACCATCAGGTCGACGAAGTTCGCGGTCATCTGCGCGACGTCGTGCTTGAGCCGCGACAGCAGCACCAGGAGCACGACCAGCGTGAGCGACAGCGCGCCCGACAGAGCCGGACGCCGCAGCAGCGCAATAAACAGGAAGTTCAGGATTCCCCACGCCAGGGCAAAAGCCATGCGGCCGCCGAAATCGCTTTCGGTGTGCAGCAGAATCGCCAGCGCCGCCATGTGCGGTGCAGCGACGGCCGAAAGCCGCCAGAGGCCGATGGCGGCAAGGCCGGCGACAAGGGTGGCGGCGGAGGGCCCTGGATTTGGCGCGGGCGCCATGGGAGGAACGCAACATGACCCGGCGCAATACAAAGCCTTGGCTGGCGACGACCAGGAGACGCACGACCCATCCGGAACCTGTGTCGTGTCACAAAAACGTAGTGGAATCGTCATGAACAGGCAATGAATTTGCCTCTTCGGCAATTACGGGGTGTCATTCCGGGGCGCGAAGCGAACTACGATGCGCAATTGCACATCGGAGAATCTCGAGATTCCGGGTTCGTGTCTTCGACGCGCCCCGGAATGACGTGTCAAGATTTCGCAATCCCCTCGATGAAAAGATCCAGCACCGCCTCGGCGGTCCGCTCGGCCTCGGGGCCGGCCACGCCCCAGCGTGGAAAATGGCCGTCGATATTCATCCGGGCAAAACCATAGACCAGCGCCCGGCCGGCGATCTGAACCTGCTTGAGGTCGGCGCTGCGGAGCTGGCCCGCCGCAAAGGCTTCGGCCAGCGTTTGCTCGGTCAGCGCGATCAGCTCGGCATTGTCGCCGGAGACGGCGACCGCCCGGTCGTGGTCGAACAAGCGACGGCTGGAAATGATTTCGAAATGGGTCGGGTTGCGCATCGCCCAGCGCAGGTACGCGAGCCCGAGGCAGCGAAAGCGGCCGAGCGGATCATCGCCCGGCGCCGTCGCAAGAGCCGCCTCGATCTCGGCACGGAACCGACGCTGCGCCTCCTCCGCCACCGCCTGGATCAGGGCGTCGCGGCTGGGAAAATGCCGGAACGGCGCCCCGGGCGACACGCCGGCCCGGCGGGCGGCCTCCCGGACGCTCACCGCCTCCGCCCCGCCCTCGCCGGCCAGTTGCAGCGCGGCCTCGATCAGGACACGCCGGAGGTCGCCGTGGTGGTAGGATTTTGGCGCCGTTGCCCGGGAGGCGCGGCGGCGGGGCTTGGTGGTAGATTTCGCGGCAGATGCCTTGGCTGACGGACGCATGCCTTCACCTACCATCACCAGGTCGTGAATGTAAGCACTGATTACACGGATTGACCTGATCTGCACGGCAAATGTAACTGGTGATTACATTAGCAGCCGCCACGCAAACCAGGGGAGCAAATACATGCCGACGCAAAAATGGTTCGAAGGCTGGCGGCTGTTCGCCCTGCTCGCGCTGACGCTGCTGGCCATGAGCATCTGGATCGCCGGCATGCGGGGCTTCGAGGTCGAGGGCGTGCGCATGGTGATCCGCTTTACCGCGCGGACCTCGCTTGCGTTGTTCTGCCTCGCCTTCTCGGCCGCAGCCCTGGCGCTGTTATGGCCGAACGCGTGGACGCGATGGCTGCGCCGCAACCGCCGCTATCTCGGCGTCAGCTTCGCGGCCTCGCACGCCATCCACGCTGTAGCCATCCTGGCCTTCGCCGTGATGGATCCGGCGGGCTATGCGGCGGCGACCTCGATCGCGTCCTACATCTTCGGCGGCATCGGCTATGCCTTCATCGTCGCGATGACTGCGACCTCGTTCGACCGCACTGCGGCTGCGATCGGCGCACGCGCCTGGCGCCGGCTGCATCTCGCGGGCGGCTACTATCTGCTGTTCCAGTTCATGGTGTCGTTCGGCAAGCGAATCCCGGGTATGCCGCCCTACGCGCTGTTCCTGATTCCATTAGTGGCGGTGTTCGCGCTCCGGATGATCGCGATGGCACCGCGAGCCCAGGCGCCGGCACGGGTAGGATAATCTAGTCGCCGGCCAGCAGATGATATTTCCGCCCAAGCCGGCGGTGCACGGACATCACGGCGCGGTCGACGTCGCTGATCAGGCTGTCACCGAGAACGACGTTGGGGATTTCCCAGTTCCGCCCTTCACGGATGTTGGGAAGCGCGCGCACGGCGGGGACGGACGCCGTTTCGCATCCCGGTTGGCTGCGAAGCGCCGCGTCGGCGATTTGCGTCAGCTCGGCGCTGCTCTTTCCCGTCGTCACTGGTGGCCGGTACCTTTGCTCATCCCCGCGGCATCAGCCCGAGGCGCTTGGCGATGATCCGGTCGAGGGTGCGCTTGGGCAACACCGCCGCCATGAACTGCTGCATCGGATCCGGCGCGATGACGTAGCGCACCTTGGGATTGGGTCGCGTCAACGCCTCGAACACCTTCTCGGCGATCTGTTCGGGCGGCAATCCGTTCGCGCCGAGCTGTAGCATGAAGGCGCGGATTTTCTCGAGCGCCGGGAAATACGGCGAGTTCTTGTAGGCGGAGATATCGACCTCCTCAGCCTTGCTCCAGATCGGCGTCTTG belongs to Bradyrhizobium icense and includes:
- a CDS encoding glycine betaine ABC transporter substrate-binding protein; the protein is MSLFADPRWGEALGHLPDYLGNHVRVSVAALALGLLVSLPLAIISRRQPVLRGVLLGLASVVQTVPGLALLALFYPLLLALAALSLSWFGVSFSAFGFLPAVLALALYSMLPVLRNTITGLQGVDAAILEAAQGVGMTPRQSLFTVELPLALPVMMAGIRTSAVWVIGTATLSTPIGQTSLGNYIFAGLQTQNWVFVLFGCLAAAVLALAVDQLLALIENGLRHRSRLRAALGGAGIAALVVATLVPTMMRAQTNYVIGAKTFTEQYVLSALMAQRLKTAGLSATTREGLGSNVIFEALASNDIDVYIDYSGTLWANQFHRTDIRPRQELLAELKTMLAKQNITLSGELGFENAYALVMPRKRAEQLGIRTVADLASRAANMSIAGDYEFFSRPEWAALRRAYGLSFRGQRQMQPDFMYAAVASGEVDVIAGYTSDGLIAKYDLVALGDPRRAIPPYDAIVLLAPKRANDEALRKALAPLLGSIDIATMREANLRAASNDAASSPDAVARWLWEKVGKK
- a CDS encoding sulfatase-like hydrolase/transferase encodes the protein MSAVAEPGRSKDIRAGSRGARFFALAGVIVAVHLAALAVLLTSEYGPFAITLSLLAWVFVNCLLLLVLPRPGVCAAIALALIVLLIALSRFKFGILQLSLTFLDFLIIDRDTFSFLLSVFPRLQTQLIVTGIVAVPLLWLIWRFDPFRVRRRLALIGLAASIASISAMSVAWPEQPWEPFQGINHISNLARSGVVAVSRLASTGWIDADPPANAPLRLAREARAAGLSALPPDAACDANAKRPHIIMLLDESSFDVTSAPGIKVPAGYTDYFKSIDGKQRTMMAEATGGPTWYTEFNVLTGLSARSFGDLKFYVTRITAGRVTRGLPQALQSCGYKTFSLYPTYGNFLGARSFQKGAGVGHFVDMADMGVNQDMQPDKFYFDQALKVFAREQPQQAPVFMFVYLTANHFPWTDVYRPDLTPPGWTPPGNTAEVDEYIRRQTMTANDYREFTERLKRDYPDESFLVLRFGDHQPAISQKMLEPGIDQATLAKRVMAADPRYFSTYYAIDGINYSPSSLSSALETLDAAYIPLVLQEAAGIPLDPSFAEQKRIMLRCKGAFYDCRKGAEARRFNRLLIDAGMIKGL
- a CDS encoding sulfatase-like hydrolase/transferase: MAPAPNPGPSAATLVAGLAAIGLWRLSAVAAPHMAALAILLHTESDFGGRMAFALAWGILNFLFIALLRRPALSGALSLTLVVLLVLLSRLKHDVAQMTANFVDLMVIDRDTAAYLFTIFPNLRWSVVGASLVILPLMYALWWLDPFRIRRLPATAGLLACLASLTGYSVVWPDEAWRGYYDDGYLSKFARSGVTAVSDFVNYGFMESEAVTAERLKVPLVDSCHVAGRRPHIIMIHDESSFDIRQAAGVKVPPGYGSHFKSFDGRERKFMAESSGGASWMAEYNVLAGLSSRSFGRFSYFVTRIASGRVERGLPLALRRCGYNTISLYPAYGAFMSARGFQTSTGIQHFYDARALGAKGIEPDSFFYDKALNLIAEQPAKTPLFAFVYLAANHFPWETKFRPDLLPSWRQLGNEPVVDEYLRRQAMSAGHYAAFVASLKKKFPAQPFLIVRYGDHQPEFSSNLLDPGLDEAKLARKFDTYDPRYFTTYYAIDAINFEPVKSSAVMDTIDAPYLPLVIQEAAGIPLDPSFEEQKNIMLRCKGVFYACKDGAEARRFNRLLIEAGFIKGL
- a CDS encoding TetR/AcrR family transcriptional regulator, with product MRPSAKASAAKSTTKPRRRASRATAPKSYHHGDLRRVLIEAALQLAGEGGAEAVSVREAARRAGVSPGAPFRHFPSRDALIQAVAEEAQRRFRAEIEAALATAPGDDPLGRFRCLGLAYLRWAMRNPTHFEIISSRRLFDHDRAVAVSGDNAELIALTEQTLAEAFAAGQLRSADLKQVQIAGRALVYGFARMNIDGHFPRWGVAGPEAERTAEAVLDLFIEGIAKS